From the genome of Polyangiaceae bacterium, one region includes:
- a CDS encoding teichoic acid biosynthesis protein, which yields MKILYGVVGEGMGHAMRSRVVLEHLVAEGHEVEIMASGRAVEFLQRRFEAVNRIHGLHIIYEDNRVRRGKTLLSNVAQSATGLPKNIAAYFELIREFRPEVVISDFESWTYLFAKTHGLPIISVDNMQIINRCTHDAEIIGDHEADFTFTRLFIKSKLPFCNHYVITSFFRPPIRKQKTTLCPPILRPEILEATRSEGDHLLVYQTAEGNEALVETLGKTGLPCRIYGMRRGITEDQVEGNLCYRPFSEERFIADLASAKGVIAGGGFTLMGEAVYLRKPMLAVPVGRQFEQVLNARYLQREGFGRAAESLADPQAVWDFIKAIPECKRNLERYSQDGNEDLFRTLDELLDRAAAGVLD from the coding sequence ATGAAGATTCTCTACGGTGTCGTTGGGGAGGGTATGGGCCACGCGATGCGTTCGCGCGTGGTGCTGGAACACTTGGTTGCCGAAGGGCACGAAGTGGAGATCATGGCGTCGGGGCGGGCGGTGGAATTTCTGCAGCGCCGCTTCGAGGCGGTGAATCGAATTCATGGGCTGCACATCATCTACGAGGACAACCGGGTTCGTCGTGGAAAAACGCTTTTATCGAACGTAGCGCAAAGTGCGACCGGTTTGCCGAAAAACATTGCCGCCTATTTTGAGCTGATTCGCGAATTCCGCCCCGAAGTCGTCATCAGCGATTTTGAGTCGTGGACCTATCTTTTTGCCAAGACCCACGGTTTGCCCATCATTTCCGTGGACAACATGCAAATCATCAATCGCTGCACGCATGATGCGGAAATCATTGGTGATCACGAAGCGGACTTCACCTTTACGCGCCTGTTCATCAAGAGCAAGCTCCCCTTTTGCAACCATTACGTGATCACGAGCTTTTTCCGGCCGCCGATTCGCAAGCAAAAAACCACGCTTTGCCCACCCATTTTGCGTCCCGAAATTCTCGAAGCAACACGCAGCGAAGGCGACCACCTGCTCGTCTACCAAACCGCCGAAGGTAATGAAGCGCTCGTCGAGACGCTCGGAAAAACCGGCTTGCCTTGCCGGATTTATGGCATGCGCCGCGGGATCACCGAAGATCAGGTCGAGGGAAATCTTTGTTATCGGCCGTTCAGCGAGGAAAGGTTCATCGCGGACCTCGCGTCGGCCAAAGGCGTCATTGCGGGCGGCGGTTTTACGCTGATGGGCGAAGCCGTGTATTTGCGCAAGCCAATGCTCGCCGTACCGGTGGGGCGCCAATTCGAGCAGGTGCTCAATGCTCGATATTTGCAGCGCGAAGGCTTTGGCCGAGCTGCGGAATCGCTCGCGGATCCGCAAGCGGTGTGGGATTTCATCAAGGCCATCCCGGAATGCAAGCGAAATCTCGAGCGGTATTCCCAAGACGGCAATGAAGATTTGTTCCGCACGCTGGATGAATTGCTCGATCGCGCCGCTGCCGGGGTCTTGGATTAA
- the def gene encoding peptide deformylase: protein MPKPAIVQAGNIVLRARAAEVDPKAITSAEMRSLVRNMVDVMRTAPGVGLAAPQIGVGLSVIVLEDNEQRMSKLTKDQRAERGRTPFPLMVVFNPQVRVLGDEKATFFEGCLSVQGYMAMVERHLEVEVTGYDAEGKPLRREMRGWGARIMQHEVDHLNGVLYIDKMLSRSFCCNEDMAAKWLDLPVDDVKRAFGIE, encoded by the coding sequence ATGCCGAAACCAGCCATCGTACAAGCAGGTAACATCGTTCTACGCGCTCGCGCAGCGGAAGTCGATCCGAAAGCCATCACGAGCGCCGAGATGCGGTCGCTCGTTCGGAACATGGTGGACGTGATGCGCACCGCCCCAGGCGTGGGACTCGCGGCTCCGCAGATTGGCGTGGGTTTGTCGGTGATCGTGCTCGAAGACAACGAACAACGCATGTCGAAATTGACGAAAGACCAACGCGCAGAACGCGGACGAACGCCATTTCCTTTGATGGTCGTGTTCAATCCGCAAGTACGCGTGCTCGGCGATGAAAAGGCAACGTTTTTCGAGGGGTGTTTGTCCGTGCAAGGCTACATGGCCATGGTGGAGCGGCATCTCGAGGTCGAAGTGACGGGGTACGACGCCGAGGGCAAACCATTACGTCGCGAAATGCGCGGCTGGGGAGCTCGCATCATGCAGCACGAAGTCGACCATTTGAATGGCGTGCTGTACATTGACAAAATGCTGTCGCGGTCGTTTTGCTGCAATGAAGACATGGCCGCGAAATGGCTGGACCTTCCGGTGGACGACGTGAAACGGGCGTTCGGGATCGAGTAA